In Bradyrhizobium guangdongense, the sequence AGCGCCAGCTTGAAACTGTAGTAGAGCATCAGGCCGAGGCTGAACAGGCAGAACAGGCCGGCGATCATGCCGCGCAAGGCGTGACCGGTCAGGGCCCGCCGCGCCGCATCGATACCCATGGCGCGGTCGACCAGTTCGCCCGCCGTGTACTCGCGGAAGATGGCGGTCGGCAGCCGCAGCAGGCGGTCGATCATCGCCGCCTGGAGCCGCCAGTCGATCGTGGCCTCCATCCGCAGCATGACGAAACCCTGCATGACCTGGACGCCCGCCACCGACAGGCCGGCGAGAACCAGCGCGAGCGCGCAGAAGGCGAGCTGGTCGAGCTCGGATCGCGGAATGATCGAGCTGATCAAAAGGTTGGTGACGAACGGCGTCACCAGCGACAACAGACCGATCATGACGACCGACAGCGCGATGCGCAGCCCGCTGCCACGGGCGTGGCGCAGCGAGAATTGCAGAAGGTCGGTGAACTTCAGCGCCCGCGAGGGCAGCGGCGGATACAACGTGGCCGCCTCCGGCGCCATTTGCGCCGCGATGCTGCGATCGACCGCCCGGCGCGCCTTCGTGAGCGGGTCGATCATCAGATAGCCGCGGCGTGGCTCGTAGACGAGCGCGACCGGGGCGCGCGTCTCGCCGTACCAGCCGACAAGCGGACCCGCATCCAGTCTCCACCAGTCCGACCGGAGCAGGACCTGACGGAGCCGCAGCCGCGCCGCCTGCGCGATCTGTGCGAGGCCGGCAACATCCTGCGCGCTGCCGTCGACACGGCCGGAGATCGCAATCGGCGCCCGCATCGCGCTGCCGACGATCTGGCAGGCGCCGGCCAGCCTGTCGGACCAGGAGGCATCGACCGCGTCATGATCGAAGCGCCGCACGATGATGCCTGAGAGGCGGTCGAAGGCTTCGACCGCCTGCGATGCGGCGAGCCCGGTTCGGCTCTGCAGCCGCGCGCTCTCATCTTGCGTGTCGCGGACCAGGATGTTCTGGATGCACTCACCAAACCACAGATGGAACTGGTCGATCGCCGGCCAAATCAGATCGTCGGCCGGCGCATGGGTCGCAGCGCTCGTGGCACATCCGTCGGTGCCCGCCTCGATCCACAAGCCCGATGTCAGAGGCAGCGGCGGGCTCGCGGCGGCATAGGGCGCACCGGTCCCGATCAGCCTGAGCGAACCACGCGCCACGTTGAGCCAAAGCAGACCGCGCATCGGACCGCGACGCGACTCGCCGCTGGCCAACGTCACCTCGCCCTCCGGCAGTTCGGCCATCTGCCACGACGGCGCCGGTCCCGCGACGAAGCGGGCGAGCCGCTCGATCCAGTGCACCGCCTGTTCCGGCGCCAGATCGGTCCTGGCCACGACGGACGCCCGCGTGTCCTGCGCGCCGACCGCAATGAAGCGCAGGCCGTCCGGAGACGACGCCGGGAATCCAGGCAGATCGGGAATGACATCCCCACTTTCGACGCGGAACAGGTGATGGCGGCTGCCGGATCGGCCGTCTTTGACCTCGATGGCAAAGACGTCGGCGTGGCCGCTGACGATTTCGAGCACGTGACCGTGGTGATCGAGCAGAATGGGCCGGCGGCCGTCGAGGGTCACTTCCCCCGCCGCCACGAGGCTCGCACTTGACACGATATTGTCGATGCTGCCGGTCATTCCTGCGACACCAGGCGAGCATATTCGCCGTTCAGGGCAAGAAGGGTTTCGTGCGTGCCGCGCTCGGCGACCTTGCCCTGCCGCAGGACGATGATCTCGTCGCAATCCCTGATCGTGCTGAGGCGATGGGCGATGATGATGCAGGTGCAGCCGCAACGGCGCAGATTATCGTCGATGGCTTTCTCCGTGACGGGATCGAGCGCCGCGGTCGCCTCGTCGAGCACGACGAGGGACGGACGGCCGACCAGCGCGCGGGCAATCTCGATGCGCTGGCGCTGGCCGCCGCTGAAATTGGTGCCGCCCTCGTTGACGTAGGAATCGTAATTGCCGGCGCGGATTGCGATGTCGTCCTGGATCTCGCCGTCCTTGAGCGCCCGCGTGAGATCGATGTCAGGCACGGTCCGATCCCAGAGCGTGAGATTGTCGCGGACCGTTCCCTCGAACAGGAAGATGTCCTGGTCGACATAGGCAATGGAGTTGGCGAGGATGTCGGGCGGGATGTCCGCGAGCCGCGTCCCGTCGATCAGGATCTCTCCCGCCCAAGGCTTGTAGAGCCCGCAGACCAGGCGGCCGAGGGTCGACTTGCCGCTGCCGGAGGCGCCGACCAGTGCGACGCGCGAGCCCGGATTGACGGTGATCGACAGATCCGAGATCAGCGGCGGTTCGAGCAGCGAATAGCCGAACTGCACGTCCTTGAATTCGATGCGTCCAGCGAGCCTTGCGGGGAAGGCCTTGTCCGATGTGCGCGGGGGATCGCCGAGCGGATAATTGTAGACGTCTTCGAGGCGGTCGAGTGCGCCCTTGATCAGCTGGAAGCCGCCGGCCTGATTGACGAGCGTCGCCACCGGCTCGGAAAAGCTCGCCATCAGCGCCTGGAAGGCAACGAGGCTGCCGAGGGTGAGCGAGCCTTCGATCACCCTGAGGCCACCGAGGACCAGGATAGCAGTCATCGTCAGGCCGGCGATCAGGGTCGGGATCATGTCGAGGATGATCGACGACGACGCCAGATCGCGCTCGGCGTTCAGGACCTTGGCCTGGACGCCCGCCCATTGTCCGAACGCCTCGTCCTCCAGCCCGCTCGCCTTGATGGTCTCGATCGAGCGGACGATGCTGACGACGGCTCCCAGCAGCTTGCCGCGTTCCAGCGAGAGCCCGCGGCTGAGATCCTCCCGGCGCCGCATCGACAGCCGCAAGGTGAGAACGTTGAGCAGCGACAGGCTGATGCACACCGCGGCGAGCCAATGGTCGTAGACGATCATCGCGAAGGCGAAGAACACCACCGAGGTGAGGCTGAGCGCATTGGCGGCGATGCCGCCTGCGAGCAGACGCGCAATCTGATCATTGGCGCCGACTCTTGCCGCGATGTCGCCGGCGTGGCGCTGCGTGAAGAATTCGATCGGCAAGGCCATCACCCGCCAGAGGAAGCGGCTGATCATCACCACCGAGAGTTTCGTCTGCAGCCGCAGCAGCAGGGATTGTTGCAGCAGCGCCAGGATGGTGCGGATCAGCGCGGTTGCGGCCATCCCGATCAGCAGCGGACGCAGCCACCCGTTCAGATGCTGAATGAGAATGTCGTCGATGAAGATCTTCGAGAAGCTCGCGGCGACGAGGCCGGGCACGACCATGACGAAGCTGAGCAGGATGAGCAGCCCGACCGCGGCTTTCGACCCGCGCAGCTCCCGCAGCAGCAGCCGCAGTCCCGCCGGCTTGCCGCCTGATGGCGCAAAGCCCGGCCCCGGCTCCATCGTCAGGACGACGCCGGTGAAGCACCTGTCGAGCTCGTCGATGCCGATCTGCCGGCGTCCGAAGGCGGGGTCGTTGATGGAGGCGGACTTGCCCTTGATGCCTTCCAGGACGACGAAATGATTGAAGTTCCAGTGAATGATGCAAGGCATCGGCGCCGAGCCGAGCGATGCAAGGTCGAGCCGAAATCCCTTTGAAGAGAGCCCGAAACGCTTCGCCGCCCTGACGACGTTGCTCGCCTTGCTGCCGTCGCGGGAGACGCCGCATTCGACGCGCAGGCGTTCGAGCGGCACCCAGGCCCCGTAATGCGCCAGCACCATGGCGAGGCACGCGGCGCCGCATTCGGCCGCTTCCATCTGCAGGATGGTCGGCGTGCGCTTGATGCCTGCGGTCGGCGTCACAGGACTAGCCATCGATCCCCGTCCACTTCCGCAGCAAGGGCACGACGAGGTCGATCGGGCGGCGGCTGCGCGTGGTGATTTCGGCCTGCGCCAGCGTGCCGCTGGTCAGATGCACCTGCGGCCCCTGACCCACAGCCCAGCGATAGCCGCTTGCGGTCGAGGGATCCTGCTCCAGCGACACCGAAACGGCGTAGGGCGCGCCGTCGTGGGAGAACACTTTGACGAGCTGATCGTTGTGGAGCACGGCGGTCATGCCCTGCGGCGTGACCGGAAATTCCGAGACGCTGGAGACGACGCCGATCATCGTGCCGAATTCCTCGCGCTTGACCGTGCTGGGCGCGACGCGGACCTGATAACCCGGCTTGACGCTCTTGCCTTGCTCGGCGGGGATGTAGACCACCGCCTCCAACCGCGCCCCCTCGTCCTCGATGAGAACGACCGGCGTACCCACGGCAAGAACCGAGCCTGACGAGGTCTTGATCTCGAGCACGCGGCCCGCGATCGGGCTGACCACTTGCGAATTGCGCCCCAGGGTTCCCGCCAGCGCCTGCATCTCGCGGCGCGCGTTATTCGCAGCGAATTCGGCCTGCTGCAGTTCGCGCTCGCGCTGGGTTTCCAGGTCGGTCTTCTGCGCGTGCAGCTTGAGGATCTCGTTCTGCGAATCCGTCCGGCGCTGCTGAGCCTCGGTCAATTCGAGACGGCGGTCCTCCAGCGTCTTCCGCGTCGTCAGGCCCTTGGCCATCAGCTGCTCGAGATTCTGCACGTCCACGGCAAGGGCCCGGACCCGCTGATCGGTGGCTTCGATGACCTTGTTGAAGGCCGCTTCAAGCTTCTCGAAATTGGAGGCCTTGACCGCGAGCTCGGCGGCGACTTTCGCCGCCATGTCGTCATGCTCGCGCTGGCGCTCCCGATAGGTTTCGACGGCGTTGCGGTACTTCTGCTCGATCTCGGTCTGCGAGATCTGGGCGATCACCTGCCCGCGCTCGACATGGTCACCGACGGAGACGCTGAGCGACGCCAGCCTGCCTTCGGCAGCGGACACCGCATCGACCACGCGACCGCTGCCGACCAGGATTCCCTGTCCGGAGACGCGTGACGGGATCCGGCCGTAGATGCCCCAGACGAGCGCCGCAAGCATCGCGATCGTCACGATCGCCGTCAGGATCCAGTCGGCCGGCTTGGTGATCGCAACGAGGTGATCAAGCTCCTCCGGCGAGGCCGCGCGCTGCAGCGCGCTGGCGCGGAAGATTCTGTCAGTGCCATCGGTCACGCTGCGCCCCTTCGCGAAAATATTGCAGCGCCAGCGTTCACGCGCACGACGCCGAGAATAGGATTGAGCGAAATTGTCAGCGGGGATAAGCTTACTACGAGAACTGCATTTGTCGAGGCAGAGGACATCGGACGCATCAGATGAACCGGCAAGCCGATCGCATCATGCCCGCCGCAACTGCCCGCGCCCTGACGGCTCGGCTGGCTTGGTCCGGGCTTGCAGTGCTGCTCGCCACCAATGCGTGTGTGGCCGGCGTCCTGAGCCAGGCGGACCTGAAGAGAGTCGAAGATCTCAGGCCGATGTTCGCGGGCCTGATGGGCGATCTCGTACAGACCTCTAAGCGACCCGACATCTCCGCTGTCGACGCAGATTGCGTGAAGTCCACGATCCAGAATCTTGTCGAGATTTCTCAAGAGCTGTCCAGTTTTGAATATCTGATCACGATTGAGAAAGATCTGACCAATGTCAGTGAAAATGACCCGACCCGCGACGTGGTGAAATTCGCCGTCGAGCAGTCGACCAACATCCTGACCAGCCAGCGCAAGAAGATCGCCCAGCTGCCCGATCAATGCGCGAGGTCGCCCCTCGCCTTGGCCAAGGCTCAGCAGGCTCTGCAAGTCGTCGACGCGACGACAGGAATTTTGAGTTCTATTCGCTCTCGACTTTGAGGGGAATTGTCGACAGTTAGGATGCCCGGACAAGGTTACCGGGTGGCCGATCGAATGAGGTCATCCGAACGAATGACACCGGCGCACATTGTCATTTCCGGGACGGCTTGTTCTCGAAGGCCGCAGACTCGGTCATCACCATCTCCTGTTCGCCTTGGGAGGGACCACCCCTCTTGATCAGTGGTGATACGCATAACATCGCCGGAGCGTCGGCGCTGTGAGGCCAATCACACAGCGGTACGCCGGAACCCGCCGCCAGCTCGCGATTTCTGCGGCCCGATTGTATCATCCGCGCATGGGCGAATCCGACACCGTGGAAGGCGAGGCGACACGCGTTCGCAAGATCATCCATATCGACATGGATGCCTTCTACGCATCGGTGGAACAGCGCGACGATCCGGAGCTCCGCGGCAAGCCGGTCGCGGTCGGCGGCTCGGCCGAGCGCGGCGTGGTGGCGGCGGCGAGTTATGAAGCGCGCAAGTTCGGCGTTCGCTCCGCCATGCCGTCGGTTACCGCGAAGCGGCAATGTCCGGACCTGATCTTCGTCAAGCCGCGCTTCGAGGTCTACAAGGCGATCAGCCGGCAGATCCGCGAGATCTTTGCCGAACACACTGACATCATCGAACCGTTGTCCCTCGACGAGGCCTATCTCGACGTGACCGAAAACCTGCAGGGCATCGAGCTCGCCCGCGACATTGCGCGGCTGATCCGCGAGAAGATCAAGGCCGAGACCGGCCTCAACGCATCGGCAGGCATTTCCTACAACAAGTTCCTGGCCAAGCTCGCCTCCGATCACCGCAAGCCCAACGGGCAGTTCGTGATCTCGCCGGAGATGGGACCCGCCTTCGTGGAGACGCTGCCCGTCGGCAAGTTCCACGGCATCGGCCCGGCGACCAGCGCGAAGATGAATGCGCTCGGCCTGTTCACCGGCCGCGACATCCGCAACCAGACGCTCGAGTTCATGAACGCCAACTTCGGCAAGTCGGGCGCCTATTACTACTGGATCTCGCGCGGCGTCGACGAGCGGCCGGTGCGGAGCAACCGGATCCGCAAGTCGATCGGCGCAGAGACCACATTCTCAGCCGATCTGGCCGAATTCGACGCACTCGTTACGAGGCTTCGGCCTCTCGTCGACAAGGTCTGGCGCCATTGCGAGACCACCGGCAGCCGCGGCCGTACCGTCACCTTGAAGATCAAGTTTGCCGACTTCGAGATCATCACGCGCAGCCGCTCCCTCCTCGCGCCGGTCGCAGGACGGGACGAGCTGGAGCGCCTCGCCTGCGGCTTGCTCGAAGTCGAGATGCCGTTGCCGAAGGCCGTCAGGCTGCTCGGCGTCGCGCTGTCTTCCCTCCAGGCCGGGGACGATGCGGAGCCACAATTGACGCTGGGAATCTGACGAGCGGCTGCGCGCCGTCCGATCAAGCCGCAATGTCTTCTGACCCGCCTCGTCCCTCGTCGCGCTTGGCGTTGATCAGGTTGAGAAGGTGCGCGGCCGCGCGGGCGTCGCACAGCGCGCGGTGGTGGTCCTTCAGCTCGATATTGTAGGCACGGGTGAGCTTGCCGAGCCCGTAGGATTTGTGACCGGGATAGTGCCGGCGCATGCCGGCGCAGGTGCAGAATTTTGGAAAGCGGAATCGGCGTTCGAGGCGTTCGTATTCCGCGGCGATGAAGCCATAGTCGAAGTTGACGTTGTGGGCGACGAAGACGCCGTCGCCCATGAATTGCATGAAGCTGTCAGCGATTTCCGCGAAGAGCGGCGCGCTCCGCACCATGTCGTTGGTGATGCCGGTCAACGCGACGATCTTGGCCGGGATCGACCGCTGGGGATTGAGCAGCGAATGCCACTCCGCCACGACCTCGTGATTGCGGATCCTGACGGCGCCGATCTCGGTGATGCGATCGCCGCCGGTCCAGCCGCCGGTGGTTTCGATGTCCACGACGACATAATCCTGGTCCGGATCGAAACGGAAATCGGCGCGGCCGATCTCCGCGGGAATGCCGGCATGACCGAGCTGGCGAAGCCGCGTCAGCTGGTTGCGCCTGATGACGTCGCCCTCGGCCTTCACTTCCATGAACGAGACAGCGCCATTCGTGACGAGCATGAGATCGGGAAAACCGTCGCGCATGGCGCGATAGTCTTCGCACATCAGGCGAAGCATCGTGGCGAGACCGGTCCCATTCGCGCCGGCAAGCAGCGCCCGGAGCGCATCCATGTCGACATGGTCCCAGGCGAACACGCCGTTCGGCTTTCCCCATTTCCCGGCGACGATCCGCAGGATCTGGGGCAGCGCAGCATTCGATGCGACGGCCTGCAGCTTCGTCTCGATCTGGGACGAGAACATCAGCGCGAAGGTTCTGTCCTTCAGGCAATGCGGCATCCAGTCGAACCCGCTGTGCAGCTGCCCGGATTCGAACAGCTCGTCCCAGAACAGCAATCCGAACAGGCAATGCCAGAGCGTGTTTTCCACGTGGAAGACCTCGAGGCCCTGCCGGCGCAAGACGCCTGCGATGCCTGCCTCCGGATGACCGCGCCAGATATCGTCGACCCGGAGCGTCCGCCCTGCCCGCAGCAACTCGGTGCAGAGTCCCGTCCGGCGTCCATCGAACTTGCGGGCATAGAAATCGCTTGCGAAGACGAATTCGTCGTCGCTTGCGGGATCGTCGATCATACGGCGCAGCAGGTCTTCGGCGGCGTCCCTGTCTCCTTCCGCATAAAGCAGGCGCGCGAGGCGCTCATGGCATTCGGCGGAGCAGCCGGCGCGATAGAGCTGGATGGCGAGGCCGGCCTCGCCCTTCTTTTCAAAATGCAGACCCGCCTTGTGCGCCGCGCGGCTTCTCAGATCGAAGGCATAATCCGTCGGACAGACCGGGCCGCCGAGAATGGCGGCAACGGAACTGCGATAGACCTCGTCGGATTTGGTCTCGAGCTGGCGCAGCAGGCGGGCGTAATGGAAGCAGGCCCTCGCTTCATCCGCGTCGGCAAACCGGGCGCTGAAATCCGCCTGGTCGTTGGTACTGAGGATGCCGAGGTCGCGCAGCGCGAAGTTCTTGAGGTTGTGCTCCGTCTTGCCAAAGTAGAGATAGAGCAGAAACTCCAGCGGCTCGGTGTCGCCGAGTGCGATGAACGCCTCGCCACCGCAGTGTCGGAATGCCGTGCCGAACGATAGATGAGCGAGGCAATACTCCGTCAACTTGCCCTTCGGCCACGATGCCCGGACATCGCTCAAGCCGGCCGCCTTCGCACCGTCGAACAGCACCGGCTTGGCAAGGCACGCCAGGAACGCTGCGTAATCCTGTCCGACCAGGGCTCGAACATAACCGGCGACAGCAAGCTCCCCCAGCGCGCCGACGGGATCCGCGATCTCCGTGTACTTGAACGTCGAGGGATTGAAGACCGTACCGCTGCGATTGACCATCCGAATGAATAGGCACTGGGCGTCTTTCGACAGCGACAAGAAACGATCGACGAAGGCGTGATGAGTTTCAGTCAGCACCGGACCGTAGGTGTCGCAAACGAAGCTCAACATCTCCTTGAAGTGGTCGTGGTAGTAGTAGACCGGCAGAACTGGCAGGCTCATCGGTGCTTCGCCCCGGGCGCGGCGTGGCGAAATCCGGCTTTGGTCAAGCTTGCGCGGCATGCGGAGGCGCCGGCCGCCGTTGATTCATGGGCGTGCATGTTCGACTTCTGTTCTTTTCGCCAGACAGTGTCAAGCTTGGAATTCAAACGGCTTCATTCTCTTGCCGACCCTTTCGCACAACCAGCGGTCCGCCGATTCAATGGCCTTGTCGAAACTCCCATGCCCAGACGGAATCGCCGGCGTCTCGGCGGCTGACCAGGGTGACGCGCATGAAACGATCGTGGGCGAGTGCCGCGCCCAGCCATAATTCGTTCCACGCATCGAATATGGCGGGAGACATCTGCTCCCGACCGGACATGAGGCGCCACGTGGTTTGCCGTACGATCGCCGTGTCACCTTCAAGATGCATCTCGGCGTCATCGCCCTGGCCCCGCAACAGCCTCGTGAATGCGCTCGCAAATCCCGCGACGCCTCGGTCCACTCCGCCGAGCATGGCGGCAACGTCGTCGAACGTATGCATGCCGATCAATCGGGCAGCCAGACCTCCCATATGGCCTCCCTCGGCGGGTCCAAGCACCGCCATCATTTCAGGCAGAATCGAGGTGATATAATCCATCGCGTAATTGCGGAGCGCCTTTCGCAACCGGCTTTCCGGCCAGTGCGTTTCGGGAAGACGCGGCGCAAGCTCCGGCCTGAACGGCGGGCATCGCTCTCCCGGAGAGAATTGCAGCCGCTCCTCCGGCGCAAGCTCGTGATCGTATTCCCGGTAATATCCCTCAAGGCCCGGCTGCCCGTCGACGGTCTGTCCCGTGCAGACGAAGCCCAGGCGGGGATTACCGAGAACCACGCCGTTGTTGCCGTGCCATCCCCTGAGCATCCCGCGGGACACTTCCGAGGGAATTCCACAGATCGCGGTGCCATGCCAAAGCCAGCGGGGAGGCGGATAGCGGATCCACGCCTTCTTGTCGCTCTCATAGACATATTCGACCTTTACGCCGCCTACCTGATTGGCGAGGTAGTTGTACTGCGCGCTGGCGACCGCATGCGGCAGCCCGTCCAGACCGAGCTTTTTGAGGCTCGCGACGAAATGGGTCGCTTGCTGGCGGCGAAACATCCTGAACACGATCTCGGCCGCACGCGTCGCCCCGGCGCGCGACGAGAGATGAAGGATGAGACCCGTGAGATAGGAGTGGTAGATCCGCTCGACCGCGCGATAGGCCTGCACGTCATCCGGCGCACTGTTCGTCATCGTCATTGTTTCTCCCGGAGCTTGTTCGATGCACAGAGAATGCAGCAGCGGGGCCGCCGGCTCGCGCTGCTGATGACCTCAGTCAGGCCGCTTCATTTCGTCCTCGCGGCCCACGCCGGCGGCTTGTCGCGATCTGGGCCGACGCGATGCGAACACTGCTCGATACGAAAACGAAGAAACGGCAAAAGTAAAGAGCGTTGAGGACGGCCTCACCGCACGCGCAATAAATATTCCCGGGCGCCCTCGAGACGCTGACGGCCGATGTCAGCAAGGTGTCAGGCCGAGGGAGCGACTGACGCTCTTGCCGGGCGGCTCGGCCGGCCGGACACCCCTGGCCTCACGGCGATGACCGCCTTCAGGCCGCCGAGCTCCGAGCTGGAGAGCTCCAGGCCCCATCCGTACGCATCGAGGACGTCCTGCACGATGGCCAGGCCCAGGCCCGCAGCGCCGCCGCGCTGATCGAGGCGCACGCCACGTTCGAGCACGCGCGACAAGTGGGCCGGGTCAATGCCTTCGCCGTCGTCCTCGACGACAACAGACGGCTGGCCGTCATTCGAGGTGATCCGGACCCGGCCTGCAGCATGGCGGGCCGCGTTTTCGATCAGATTGCCGAGCACTTCGGCGAGGTCGGTCCGATCAAGCGTGATGGTCAAGTCGTCGCGGATGAGGTTCTCGAACGCCACTCGCATGCCGTCGGGGGTGCGCGACATCGTCGCCACGATGGATTCGACGAGAGGCCTCACGACGGTGGACGTCGCGGCCTTCCCCCTTGCGTGGCCGCGAACCCTGGCCCGCGCGAGCTCGCGGTCGACATGGCGCCCCATGACCTCGCCGACAGCCTCGATGTCGCGGGCGATCTCGCGCTCGCCCCGCTCCCGGAGGCGTGAAGCGTCGGCGGCAAGGGCGGCGAGTGGCGTCTTCAGCCCATGGGCCAGATCCGCTGCGCGGCCGCGGGACCGCTCTATCTCGGCTTCCTGCGCATCGACGAGGGCGTTGACCTCCTCGACGAGCGGTTGGACTTCGCTCGGGACCGAGGACGGCAGATGCCGGCTGCGTCCTGCCCTGATATCGGCCACTCCCCGGCGCAGCGCGACCAGCGGATGCAGTCCGACGCCGACCTGGACCCAGGTCGCGAGGGCCAGTACGGAGCCGAGCAGGACGAGCGCGATGGAAAGATCCTTGGCGAAGGCCGAGGTCGCCGCCGTGACCCGCGCCAGGTCCTCCGCGACGGCAAGGCGTACGACCACCGGCTTCCCCTCCGCGGAAAGCGTCACCGCCCGTTCGGCGACCAGCACGCGCTGACCGCCCGGTCCATCCGCTTCGTGCTGATGCGTTTCACCGGGGCTCAGCCGATCCGCCGGCAGTTTCATGGCGGAATCCCACAGCGAGCGCGAACGCAGCAACTGCCCGCGATCATCGCTGACTTGCCAGTACAACCCGGAGAGCGGATCGGCGAAGCGTGGATCGACCGGTGTCTGCGTGAGCACCAGCTTGCCCTGAGCATCCAAGTCGATGTTCGCGAGAAGCTGCTTCAGATGGACGTCGAGATCCTGAGCCAGGGTTCGCGAGACATGGCGTTGGAAGACGACGACGAGCGCGCCGCCAGCGATCGCAAGCGCGATCAGGATCGCAACGATTCCGCCGGCGACCAACCGCAGCCTGAGCGAATGCCGGTTCATGCGGGCGCCTCCGGCATGAGATAGCCGAAGCCCCGCCGCGTTTCGATCGCTTCCGCGCCCAGCTTCTTGCGCACGCGCGCGACCAGCACCTCAAGCGTATTCGAATCGTGCTCTTCGCCGTGGCCATAGACGTTCTCGTCGATCTCCTGCTGCGAGACGACTCTTCCTCGATTGCGGAGGAGATGGGCGACCAGCCGATACTCGAGCGGAGAGAGCGTGATGGGCACGCCACGGCGGGTGACCTTCATCTGCCGCTCGTCGAGCGTGATCTCGCCCGCGGTGATGACCGAAGAGCCGTGCCCGGCAGAACGCCGCACGATGGAGCGCAGCCGCGCCAGCAACTCCTCCATCCGGAACGGCTTCGGCAGGTAGT encodes:
- a CDS encoding NHLP bacteriocin export ABC transporter permease/ATPase subunit; the protein is MTGSIDNIVSSASLVAAGEVTLDGRRPILLDHHGHVLEIVSGHADVFAIEVKDGRSGSRHHLFRVESGDVIPDLPGFPASSPDGLRFIAVGAQDTRASVVARTDLAPEQAVHWIERLARFVAGPAPSWQMAELPEGEVTLASGESRRGPMRGLLWLNVARGSLRLIGTGAPYAAASPPLPLTSGLWIEAGTDGCATSAATHAPADDLIWPAIDQFHLWFGECIQNILVRDTQDESARLQSRTGLAASQAVEAFDRLSGIIVRRFDHDAVDASWSDRLAGACQIVGSAMRAPIAISGRVDGSAQDVAGLAQIAQAARLRLRQVLLRSDWWRLDAGPLVGWYGETRAPVALVYEPRRGYLMIDPLTKARRAVDRSIAAQMAPEAATLYPPLPSRALKFTDLLQFSLRHARGSGLRIALSVVMIGLLSLVTPFVTNLLISSIIPRSELDQLAFCALALVLAGLSVAGVQVMQGFVMLRMEATIDWRLQAAMIDRLLRLPTAIFREYTAGELVDRAMGIDAARRALTGHALRGMIAGLFCLFSLGLMLYYSFKLALVAIALTFLRAVAIIGTNLVRLHFESKHFNQQGKVSGFVLQLLTGVGKLRVSAATSRALAIWSRQFATQKQYFVSSQLAGNGLGAFETAFPTIATLIIYAYASYSSSGLLTDIGTFFAFFSAFGQSMGSVGSWAAGVSEALIAIPPLLRLRPLIASPTEIPDDRKSPGELSGSVELARVSFRYLSNGPLVLDNVSLKITPGEYVAVVGPSGSGKSSLFRLLLGFERPESGAVFYDGKSIETLDASALRRQLGVVLQNAKLANGNIYENICGGIRLPLEQAWEAARLAGIADDIKAMPMGMLTQVAEGVSTLSGGQRQRIMIARAIARRPRILLFDEATSSLDNRSQAIVSDALENLNVTRIVIAHRLSTVQRADRIIVLVDGKIVETGTFAELNAASGMFASFARRQML
- a CDS encoding NHLP family bacteriocin export ABC transporter peptidase/permease/ATPase subunit, with protein sequence MASPVTPTAGIKRTPTILQMEAAECGAACLAMVLAHYGAWVPLERLRVECGVSRDGSKASNVVRAAKRFGLSSKGFRLDLASLGSAPMPCIIHWNFNHFVVLEGIKGKSASINDPAFGRRQIGIDELDRCFTGVVLTMEPGPGFAPSGGKPAGLRLLLRELRGSKAAVGLLILLSFVMVVPGLVAASFSKIFIDDILIQHLNGWLRPLLIGMAATALIRTILALLQQSLLLRLQTKLSVVMISRFLWRVMALPIEFFTQRHAGDIAARVGANDQIARLLAGGIAANALSLTSVVFFAFAMIVYDHWLAAVCISLSLLNVLTLRLSMRRREDLSRGLSLERGKLLGAVVSIVRSIETIKASGLEDEAFGQWAGVQAKVLNAERDLASSSIILDMIPTLIAGLTMTAILVLGGLRVIEGSLTLGSLVAFQALMASFSEPVATLVNQAGGFQLIKGALDRLEDVYNYPLGDPPRTSDKAFPARLAGRIEFKDVQFGYSLLEPPLISDLSITVNPGSRVALVGASGSGKSTLGRLVCGLYKPWAGEILIDGTRLADIPPDILANSIAYVDQDIFLFEGTVRDNLTLWDRTVPDIDLTRALKDGEIQDDIAIRAGNYDSYVNEGGTNFSGGQRQRIEIARALVGRPSLVVLDEATAALDPVTEKAIDDNLRRCGCTCIIIAHRLSTIRDCDEIIVLRQGKVAERGTHETLLALNGEYARLVSQE
- a CDS encoding NHLP bacteriocin system secretion protein — encoded protein: MTDGTDRIFRASALQRAASPEELDHLVAITKPADWILTAIVTIAMLAALVWGIYGRIPSRVSGQGILVGSGRVVDAVSAAEGRLASLSVSVGDHVERGQVIAQISQTEIEQKYRNAVETYRERQREHDDMAAKVAAELAVKASNFEKLEAAFNKVIEATDQRVRALAVDVQNLEQLMAKGLTTRKTLEDRRLELTEAQQRRTDSQNEILKLHAQKTDLETQRERELQQAEFAANNARREMQALAGTLGRNSQVVSPIAGRVLEIKTSSGSVLAVGTPVVLIEDEGARLEAVVYIPAEQGKSVKPGYQVRVAPSTVKREEFGTMIGVVSSVSEFPVTPQGMTAVLHNDQLVKVFSHDGAPYAVSVSLEQDPSTASGYRWAVGQGPQVHLTSGTLAQAEITTRSRRPIDLVVPLLRKWTGIDG
- the dinB gene encoding DNA polymerase IV, yielding MGESDTVEGEATRVRKIIHIDMDAFYASVEQRDDPELRGKPVAVGGSAERGVVAAASYEARKFGVRSAMPSVTAKRQCPDLIFVKPRFEVYKAISRQIREIFAEHTDIIEPLSLDEAYLDVTENLQGIELARDIARLIREKIKAETGLNASAGISYNKFLAKLASDHRKPNGQFVISPEMGPAFVETLPVGKFHGIGPATSAKMNALGLFTGRDIRNQTLEFMNANFGKSGAYYYWISRGVDERPVRSNRIRKSIGAETTFSADLAEFDALVTRLRPLVDKVWRHCETTGSRGRTVTLKIKFADFEIITRSRSLLAPVAGRDELERLACGLLEVEMPLPKAVRLLGVALSSLQAGDDAEPQLTLGI